Within the Arthrobacter sp. UKPF54-2 genome, the region TGCGCTGGACCCGTGCGGTACGGGCGGCACGGATGCTGTTGAACTCCCGGATCGCGCCGTCCCACGCGTCCGGGTTCACGCCGTCGTCGGTGAAGACCGTCCCCACCGTGGCGTCCTGCAGCACGGCGGCGTCCTCAAGCGCCTGGCAGGCGCCCTGGGCCAGGTACTGGAGCATCGGGTGGGCGGCGTCGCCCATCAGGACCATCCGCCCGGCCACCCAGTTTTCGATCGGATCGCGGTCGTACATGGGCCAGCGGATGCCGGTGGCGAGGTTCTTCAGCGCTTCCTGGACCGCGGGGACACAGTCCTTGTAGGCGGCCTCCAGTTCGTCCACCCCGCCGTACTGCTCCTCGCCGCGTTCGAAGGATGCGGACTTGAAGACCGCCACGGTGTTCAGCAGCTCGCCCTTGCGCAGCGGGTACTGCACCAGGTGGCAGTCCGGGCCCAGGTAGACGATGACGTCCTCGAGGTCGGCCTTGGGCGTGTTTTCGGTGATCGGCACGGTGCCGCGGTAGGCGACGTAAGCCGAGGGGACCGGCTCATCGTCGGCGACGAGCGGGCGGAGCGTGGACTTGAGCCCGTCGGCGCCGATCACGACGTCGGCCTCGTAATCCACTCCGGCGGCAGTGTGGGCCACACCGCGGCCGTTGACGGTTTCAACGCTCTCGACCATCACGTCGTTGACCAGCGTGACGCCGGCGGCCTCGCAGCCCTCGAGCAGGACCCGGTGCAGGTCGCTGCGGTGGATCACGACGTACGGGGCGCCGTAGCGTTCGGCGAATTCCCCGCCGAGGCTCTGGCGGGTGAGTTCCTCCCCCGTGACGGCGTCGCGGAAGACCAGGTGCTTGGGCTGGACGCCGATTTCCAGTGCCTTCTCCAGCAGGCCCCAGCGCTGCAGGACGCGGGACGCGTTCGGGGCCATCTGCAGCCCGGCGCCGACCTCGCCGAATTCGGGCGCGCGCTCCACGAGGGTGACGTTGGCGCCGTTCTCACGCAGCGCGAGGGCGCCGGCCAG harbors:
- a CDS encoding FAD-dependent oxidoreductase, which translates into the protein MSKHVPSAGSLSTDGLPSGGQSTDVLVIGGGMAGLAGALALRENGANVTLVERAPEFGEVGAGLQMAPNASRVLQRWGLLEKALEIGVQPKHLVFRDAVTGEELTRQSLGGEFAERYGAPYVVIHRSDLHRVLLEGCEAAGVTLVNDVMVESVETVNGRGVAHTAAGVDYEADVVIGADGLKSTLRPLVADDEPVPSAYVAYRGTVPITENTPKADLEDVIVYLGPDCHLVQYPLRKGELLNTVAVFKSASFERGEEQYGGVDELEAAYKDCVPAVQEALKNLATGIRWPMYDRDPIENWVAGRMVLMGDAAHPMLQYLAQGACQALEDAAVLQDATVGTVFTDDGVNPDAWDGAIREFNSIRAARTARVQRTARVWGESWHVSGLARTLRNLLFKSRKDNDFRYNDWLYGQDGDGVPAVREARAAHAERVSA